A window of Bradyrhizobium sp. AZCC 1610 contains these coding sequences:
- the purS gene encoding phosphoribosylformylglycinamidine synthase subunit PurS produces the protein MKARVTVTLKSGILDPQGKAIEGALKSLGVDGVASVRQGKVFDIELSGADKAKAEAALKDAADKLLANTVIENYRVELL, from the coding sequence GTGAAGGCACGCGTTACCGTTACGTTGAAGTCCGGCATTCTCGATCCGCAGGGCAAGGCCATCGAAGGCGCGCTGAAATCGCTCGGCGTCGATGGCGTTGCCAGCGTCCGCCAAGGCAAGGTGTTCGACATCGAACTGTCGGGCGCCGACAAGGCCAAGGCGGAGGCGGCGTTGAAGGATGCCGCCGACAAGCTGCTGGCGAATACGGTGATCGAGAATTATCGGGTCGAACTGCTCTAG
- the purC gene encoding phosphoribosylaminoimidazolesuccinocarboxamide synthase translates to MSRRRRIYEGKAKVLYEGPEPGTLIQHFKDDATAFNAKKHQVIEGKGVLNNRISEYLFQHLNDIGVPTHFIRRLNMREQLIREVEIVPLEVVVRNVAAGSLSQRLGIEEGTQLPRSIIEFYYKNDQLNDPMVSEEHITAFGWATPQEIDDIMALAIRVNDFLTGLFLGIGIRLVDFKMECGRLFENEMMRIIVADEISPDSCRLWDIKSNEKLDKDRFRRDLGGLLEAYTEVAKRLGILMENERPAGTGPVLVKS, encoded by the coding sequence ATGAGCCGTCGACGCCGTATTTATGAAGGCAAGGCCAAGGTCCTGTATGAAGGTCCGGAGCCGGGAACCCTGATCCAGCACTTCAAGGATGATGCGACCGCGTTCAATGCCAAGAAACACCAGGTGATCGAGGGCAAGGGCGTCCTCAACAACCGGATTTCGGAGTACCTGTTTCAGCACCTCAACGATATCGGGGTGCCGACCCATTTCATCCGCCGCCTCAACATGCGCGAGCAGTTGATTCGCGAGGTCGAGATCGTGCCGCTGGAAGTGGTGGTGCGGAACGTCGCGGCGGGATCGCTGTCGCAGCGCCTCGGCATCGAGGAGGGCACGCAGCTGCCGCGCTCGATCATCGAGTTCTATTACAAGAACGACCAGCTCAACGACCCCATGGTGTCGGAAGAGCACATCACCGCGTTCGGCTGGGCGACGCCGCAGGAAATCGACGACATCATGGCGCTAGCCATCCGCGTCAACGACTTCCTCACCGGGCTGTTCCTGGGCATCGGCATCCGTCTGGTCGATTTCAAGATGGAATGCGGACGCCTCTTTGAGAACGAGATGATGCGGATCATCGTCGCCGACGAGATCTCGCCTGACTCGTGCCGGCTGTGGGACATCAAGTCGAACGAGAAGCTCGACAAGGATCGTTTCCGCCGCGACCTCGGTGGCCTGCTGGAAGCCTATACCGAGGTGGCAAAGCGGCTGGGCATTCTGATGGAGAATGAGCGCCCGGCCGGTACCGGTCCGGTGCTGGTGAAGAGCTGA
- a CDS encoding DUF1476 domain-containing protein, whose translation MSTFDKREEGFEKKFALDEEQKFKAEVRRNKLLGLWAAEKLGLSGDAANAYAKEVVSADFEEAGDQDVQNKVVKDLAAKGVAVTAAEVRVKMDELIALAAAQVKAGT comes from the coding sequence ATGAGCACTTTTGACAAGCGCGAGGAAGGTTTTGAGAAGAAGTTCGCCCTCGACGAGGAGCAGAAGTTCAAGGCTGAGGTGCGCCGCAATAAGCTGCTCGGTCTTTGGGCAGCGGAAAAGCTCGGCCTGTCGGGCGATGCCGCCAATGCCTACGCCAAGGAAGTGGTTTCGGCCGATTTCGAGGAAGCCGGCGATCAGGACGTCCAGAACAAGGTCGTGAAGGACCTCGCCGCCAAGGGCGTCGCCGTCACCGCCGCCGAGGTGCGCGTCAAGATGGACGAGTTGATAGCGCTGGCGGCCGCCCAGGTGAAGGCGGGGACGTAG
- a CDS encoding LysR family transcriptional regulator, with protein MDSDALLTFLTVHRRGGISNAAKALHRSQPAISRRIALLEQELGVPLFERIAGRTMLSDAGRVMVPYAERAVAAAQDAENAVRALARPNSGPIALAVVGTLAGGRLSEILKRFAAEHPEVELTLRTATSAEVSDMVRRGEVTIGLRYDADRSRDLDCELLLSERLQVVCALDHPRAGRRVAKLAELRGERWIAFPVVPGRREITAAHVFALFQTHGLGEVDWTPVDSLTAQKRLVEAGLGVALLSESNAAEELRHGTISTIAVRDLKASHDVVTVTRRGGFLSAAARRLLEIVRGEYKKARMADSE; from the coding sequence ATGGACAGCGATGCGCTTCTCACGTTCCTGACCGTTCATCGCCGCGGCGGCATTTCGAATGCGGCGAAGGCGCTGCACCGTTCGCAGCCGGCGATCTCGCGGCGCATTGCGCTTCTGGAGCAGGAGCTCGGCGTGCCGCTGTTCGAGCGGATCGCGGGGCGCACGATGCTGAGCGATGCCGGGCGGGTGATGGTGCCGTATGCCGAGCGCGCGGTCGCCGCCGCCCAGGATGCCGAGAATGCGGTTCGCGCGCTGGCGCGGCCGAATTCAGGGCCGATTGCGCTCGCGGTGGTCGGCACGCTCGCCGGCGGGCGGCTGTCCGAGATTCTAAAGCGCTTTGCGGCCGAGCACCCGGAGGTCGAATTGACCCTGCGGACGGCGACGAGCGCGGAAGTCAGCGATATGGTCCGGCGCGGCGAAGTGACCATCGGCCTGCGTTATGATGCCGACCGTTCGCGCGATCTCGACTGCGAATTGCTGTTGTCCGAACGTTTGCAGGTGGTGTGTGCTCTGGATCATCCGCGCGCAGGGCGCCGTGTCGCAAAACTTGCAGAACTGCGCGGCGAGCGCTGGATCGCATTCCCTGTCGTGCCGGGACGGCGCGAGATCACGGCCGCACACGTCTTTGCGCTATTTCAGACCCATGGCCTGGGTGAAGTCGACTGGACGCCGGTCGACAGCCTGACCGCGCAGAAGCGCCTGGTCGAAGCAGGCCTCGGCGTGGCGTTGCTTTCGGAGAGCAACGCCGCTGAGGAACTGCGACACGGCACGATTTCGACCATCGCCGTCCGCGATCTCAAGGCGAGCCACGATGTGGTAACAGTAACGCGCCGCGGCGGCTTTCTCAGCGCGGCGGCGCGGCGATTGCTGGAGATCGTTCGTGGAGAGTATAAAAAGGCGCGAATGGCTGACAGCGAGTAG
- a CDS encoding isocitrate lyase/PEP mutase family protein, whose amino-acid sequence MRTQMEKAEAFRALHARPGAFIIPNPWDAGTAKLLAAMGFEALATTSLGLANTLGSATVSLDAIIANCRMIADATDLPVNADLENCGADDPKTAAKAIGRAAEAGCVGGSIEDFSGDPRQPIYDFQLAVERVQAAVEAARALPFPFTLTARAENFLHGRIDLDDTIKRLQAFEAVGADVLYSPGVHDIDTIRTVVSSVGKPFNLVMGFADPTLTVDQLSAAGVKRISVGGAMARYALAAFLKSAREMKDHGAFTYVREMAPIKEVRAAFAVGE is encoded by the coding sequence ATGCGAACCCAGATGGAAAAAGCCGAAGCGTTCCGCGCGCTGCATGCGCGCCCCGGCGCCTTCATCATTCCCAATCCCTGGGACGCCGGCACGGCAAAGCTGCTCGCCGCGATGGGGTTCGAGGCGCTTGCGACCACGAGCCTCGGCCTTGCCAATACGCTCGGCAGCGCCACCGTCAGCCTCGATGCCATCATCGCGAACTGCCGGATGATCGCTGATGCCACCGACCTCCCCGTCAACGCCGACCTGGAGAATTGCGGCGCGGACGATCCGAAGACCGCCGCGAAGGCGATCGGGCGCGCGGCCGAAGCAGGCTGCGTCGGCGGCTCGATCGAGGATTTTTCCGGCGATCCGCGCCAGCCGATCTACGATTTCCAACTCGCGGTCGAGCGCGTGCAGGCGGCGGTCGAGGCTGCGCGCGCACTCCCCTTCCCGTTCACGCTGACGGCGCGCGCCGAAAATTTCCTGCATGGCCGCATCGATCTGGACGATACGATCAAGCGGCTGCAGGCGTTCGAGGCTGTTGGTGCCGACGTATTGTATTCGCCCGGCGTCCACGACATCGACACCATCCGCACGGTGGTGTCGTCGGTCGGCAAGCCCTTCAACCTGGTGATGGGATTTGCCGATCCGACGCTGACGGTCGATCAGCTCTCGGCCGCCGGCGTCAAGCGCATCAGCGTCGGCGGCGCGATGGCGCGCTATGCGCTGGCCGCGTTCTTAAAGAGCGCCCGCGAGATGAAGGATCACGGCGCGTTCACCTATGTGCGCGAGATGGCGCCGATCAAGGAAGTGCGGGCGGCGTTCGCAGTGGGCGAATAG
- the cynS gene encoding cyanase produces MKREDLTEKLLDIKREKGWSWKHICEKIGGYSEVLITGAILGQMKLTKPQAANAGELFGLSKSEIAMLNEVPMRGTGTPMPPTDPLIYRFYELVMVNGPAWKALIEEEYGDGIMSAIDFDMVMERLPNPKGDRVKITMSGKFLPYKYYGASGNVSEYGFKEG; encoded by the coding sequence ATGAAACGCGAAGACCTCACCGAAAAGCTGCTCGACATCAAGCGCGAGAAGGGCTGGAGCTGGAAACATATCTGCGAAAAGATCGGCGGCTATTCGGAGGTGCTGATAACAGGCGCCATTCTCGGCCAGATGAAATTGACAAAACCGCAGGCCGCCAATGCCGGCGAACTATTCGGACTGTCCAAATCCGAAATCGCCATGCTCAACGAAGTTCCGATGCGCGGCACCGGAACGCCGATGCCGCCGACCGATCCCTTGATCTACCGCTTCTACGAACTGGTGATGGTCAACGGTCCGGCGTGGAAGGCGCTGATCGAGGAGGAATATGGCGACGGCATCATGTCGGCGATCGACTTCGACATGGTGATGGAACGCCTGCCCAATCCCAAGGGCGACCGTGTCAAGATCACGATGTCCGGAAAATTCCTGCCATACAAATATTACGGCGCCAGCGGCAACGTGTCGGAATACGGGTTCAAGGAGGGGTGA